The following are encoded in a window of Gopherus evgoodei ecotype Sinaloan lineage unplaced genomic scaffold, rGopEvg1_v1.p scaffold_66_arrow_ctg1, whole genome shotgun sequence genomic DNA:
- the CHCHD5 gene encoding coiled-coil-helix-coiled-coil-helix domain-containing protein 5 isoform X1 codes for MATAGLSRMRSGSGLGRGVLRVSSARQHAALEVTARHCRSELEQYGRCVAASPATWQQDCQQLRLRTARCASSHPIVQKIRQDCAEPFTAFEQCLKQNQASVMNCKEHVNQFLLCAEQVKLMT; via the exons ATGGCCACGGCTGGGCTTTCGCGCATGCGGAGTGGGTCGGGCCTCGGGCGCGGCGTGTTGCGGGTGAGCTCCGCGCGGCAGCAT GCCGCCCTGGAGGTGACGGCGCGGCACTGCCGCAGCGAGCTGGAGCAGTACGGGCGCTGCGTGGCCGCCAGCCCCGCCACCTGGCAGCAGGACTGTCAGCAGCTGAGACTGCGCACGGCCCGCTGCGCCTCCTCCCA CCCGATTGTGCAGAAGATCCGCCAGGACTGCGCTGAGCCCTTCACTGCATTTGAACAGTGCTTGAAACAGAACCAGGCCTCTGTGATGAACTGCAAGGAACACGTCAACCAGTTCCTGCTGTGTGCTGAGCAGGTGAAGCTAATGACGTAA
- the CHCHD5 gene encoding coiled-coil-helix-coiled-coil-helix domain-containing protein 5 isoform X2 has product MQAALEVTARHCRSELEQYGRCVAASPATWQQDCQQLRLRTARCASSHPIVQKIRQDCAEPFTAFEQCLKQNQASVMNCKEHVNQFLLCAEQVKLMT; this is encoded by the exons AT GCAGGCCGCCCTGGAGGTGACGGCGCGGCACTGCCGCAGCGAGCTGGAGCAGTACGGGCGCTGCGTGGCCGCCAGCCCCGCCACCTGGCAGCAGGACTGTCAGCAGCTGAGACTGCGCACGGCCCGCTGCGCCTCCTCCCA CCCGATTGTGCAGAAGATCCGCCAGGACTGCGCTGAGCCCTTCACTGCATTTGAACAGTGCTTGAAACAGAACCAGGCCTCTGTGATGAACTGCAAGGAACACGTCAACCAGTTCCTGCTGTGTGCTGAGCAGGTGAAGCTAATGACGTAA